GGAGGGAGCCTTCACTGGTGCAAAACGTGGGGGCAAACGCGGTCTATTTGAGGAAGCTAGTGGCGGTACCATTTTCCTAGATGAAATTGGTGAGCTATCAATGGGTATGCAGGCTAAGCTTTTACGCGTATTACAGGAAAAAGAGATTATCCGTGTTGGTGGCACCAAAGCGATTCCAATCGATGTTCGCATTATTGCAGCTACACATGTTCATATGGAAACAGCAATACAAGCTGGCAAATTCCGAGAAGATTTGTATTATCGCTTACATGTGCTCCCGATTTACATACCACCTTTGCGTCAACGGCAGGAGGACTTGGAAGCGCTTGCTAGTTTTTTGCTCCAAAAATTTAATCTCGAATATGGTCGCCACGTTCAGCAAATCAACAAATCCACACTAGAAGTCCTAAAAGGATACCGTTGGCCAGGTAACGTTCGTGAGCTCGAAAATATTTTGGGACGGGCTATTATTCACATGAAATTTACAGAGATAGAGATCATGCCGCATCATTTGCCACCCTTGGAACGAACTGATGCTTCTCAAACGGAAGCGGTCAATCAGAAACCAACTAATAGGAAAAGTAGAACCTTAAAGCAAGCCGTCGAAGAGGCGGAGAAACAATGTATTTTACAAGAGTTACATAAGGCAAAGGGCAATCGAACAGAAGCAGCTAAGCAGTTAGGTGTATCCTTACGCAATCTTTATTACAAAATGGAGAAACTAGGCATTTTGGAAACGAATCCACAAGATGGTTTGTGAAGATCTGCAAAATTTTGCGTGCAAAGGATTGCAAAGTAGTGCAAAATATTTCATCATAGATAAAGTGAAACGTGTTGTTCACATCCTCTCCACCGATTGTTCACAAATATCTTGTGGGTTGGCATGCTTATTGCTTTAGAAAAAAGGTAGGTTGTGTAAGCGAATTCATAGAAAGAAAAACAAACCCCAAAAATCGTTTTGGAATAGAAACAGCAGGAGGGCTACTCATGAAAATCTTTGATTATATGCAAAAATACGATTACGAACAATTGGTGTTTTGTCAGGATGAGACTTCTGGATTAAAAGCAATTATTGCAATTCATGATACAACGCTTGGCCCAGCTTTGGGTGGTACACGGATGTGGATGTATAATTCCGAAGAAGAGGCAATTGAAGATGCACTTCGCTTGTCTCGTGGTATGACGTATAAAGCTGCGGCAGCAGGACTTAATTTGGGCGGAGGAAAAGCGGTTATTATCGGTGATCCTCGTAAAGATAAGAGCGAAGAGTTATTCCGAGCATTCGGGCGTTTTGTCCAAGGCTTGAACGGACGTTATATTACGGCTGAAGATGTAGGAACAACTGTTGCTGATATGGATTTAATTTATCAAGAAACTAACTATGTAACAGGCGTATCACCAGCATTTGGTTCTGGTGGAAATCCTTCTCCTGTAACAGCCTATGGAGTGTATCGCGGGATGAAGGCAGCAGTAAAACGCGGCTTTGGTCATGATGATCTCTCCGGTAAAACAATTGCTGTTCAAGGGGTAGGGAATGTTGCTTACAATTTGTGCCGCTATTTGCATGAAGAAGGCGCAAATCTAATTGTAACGGATATTAACACGGAAAATGTTCAACGTGCGGTTGTGGACTTTGGAGCTAAAGCGGTAGGAGTCAATGAAATCTTCGGCGTTGAGTGCGATATCTTCTCTCCATGTGCATTAGGTGCAATTATCAATGATGACACCATTCCACAATTTAAAGCCAAAGTAATTGCTGGAGCGGCTAATAATCAATTAAAAGAAGAACGTCACGGCGACATTATCCAGGAAATGGGCATCGTCTATGCACCTGATTATGTAATTAACGCTGGTGGTGTCATTAACGTTGCAGATGAATTGCATGGCTACAACCGTGAACGTGCTATGAAGAAGGTAGAGACGATTTACGATAATATGAACCGCGTGTTTGAGATTGCAGATCGCGATAATATTCCTACGTACAAAGCGGCTGATCGCATGGCAGAGGAGCGTATTGCTCGTCTAGCTAGATCACGTAAAACGTTTTTGCGTGATCCAAAAGCAAGCTTACCAAAGTAAGAACAACTTGACTGAAAAAAGCATTGGTAGTACGGTAGTGCAAGAATGTAATTGATTCTTGCACTACCTACACGATCTACTTCATGCCAAGTCCCAAGATAAAAAGGCAGAACAAATGA
The nucleotide sequence above comes from Brevibacillus laterosporus LMG 15441. Encoded proteins:
- a CDS encoding Glu/Leu/Phe/Val family dehydrogenase; this encodes MKIFDYMQKYDYEQLVFCQDETSGLKAIIAIHDTTLGPALGGTRMWMYNSEEEAIEDALRLSRGMTYKAAAAGLNLGGGKAVIIGDPRKDKSEELFRAFGRFVQGLNGRYITAEDVGTTVADMDLIYQETNYVTGVSPAFGSGGNPSPVTAYGVYRGMKAAVKRGFGHDDLSGKTIAVQGVGNVAYNLCRYLHEEGANLIVTDINTENVQRAVVDFGAKAVGVNEIFGVECDIFSPCALGAIINDDTIPQFKAKVIAGAANNQLKEERHGDIIQEMGIVYAPDYVINAGGVINVADELHGYNRERAMKKVETIYDNMNRVFEIADRDNIPTYKAADRMAEERIARLARSRKTFLRDPKASLPK